The genome window TAATTTTGAAACAGACCCTATCGAAACCATCATCGATGGCGACTGGGTACGTGCTAATCATACAACACTCGGTAGCGACGACGGACTTGGCGTAGCTACCATCATGGCGGTAATGGAATCAAAAGATTTGCAGCATGGTCCTATCGAGGGCTTGATTACCGCCGACGAAGAGACAGGCATGTATGGTGCCAACGATCTCCCAGCAGGCGAACTGAACGGCGACATTCTCTTGAACTTCGATACCGAGGTTTGGGGCGAGTTCGTTATCGGTAGCGCTGGCGGTATCGACATCACAGCAACTCTCGATTATAAAGAGGTAGAAACCGACAAGGAAGATGCTGCCGTTAAGGTAACCCTCAAGGGATTGAAAGGCGGTCACTCCGGTATCGAAATCAACGAAGGCAGAGCGAATGCCAACAAGTGCATGGTTCGTTTCGTGCGTGAAGCTATTTCAGAACTCGATGCCCGTCTAGCTTCATGGCAGGGCGGCAACATGCGCAATGCCATCCCATTCCAGGCTGAGGTTGTTCTGACCCTGCCTAAGGAGAACATTGAAGCTTTGAATGACCTGGTAGCAGACTGGAAGGACGAAATCTGTGATGAGTTCGAAGGCATTGAAACAACTGAGAACATCGAGTTCTTCGCTGAGAATGTAGAGACTCCTAAGATGCAGGTTCCTGCCGAAATCCAGGATAATCTTGTAGATGCAATCTACGCTTGCCACGATGGTGTATTGCGTATGGCTCCATCTATGCCTGAAATCGTAGAGACCTCTTCAAACCTCGCAATCGTTGAGATTGGTGACGGCAAGGCTGCTATCAAGATTCTGGCCCGTTCTAGCCACGAATACTACAAGATGTATCTTGCCACAATGATAGAAAGCTGTTTCAACATGGCAGGCATGAAGGTTGAATTCAGTGGCAGCTACATGGGATGGAACCCTAACCCTAAGAGCGACATTCTGGAACACGTATTGAAGGTTTACAAAGAGCAGAACGGCACAGACGGTAAGGTACAGGCTGTTCACGCAGGTCTGGAGTGCTCTATCATCCTGAGCAAGTATCCTAACCTCGATGTCGTATCATTCGGTCCTACTCTTCTTAGCCCTCACACAGCCAATGAGCGTTGCCAGATCAGTTGCGTAGCTCCTTTCTGGAACCTCGTCAAACAGCTCCTGACAGAGATTCCTGCAAAGTAAAAAACGGGGAACGAAATTACAAAAAGATTAAAAAAGAAAGCCGAGAGTGAAAATTCTCGGCTTTTTTGTTCCAGTTTTCAAAAGAAATCATTACCTTTGCAGTCGATTTCGCAAGTCTTGTAAAATCTCTGTAGCAGATCATACAAATTCACTTGCATAAGTTTCATTAAAATAACACCAAAATGGACGATTATCACGCGGAGAACAATAATGAATTGTAAGGCGTGGAGATTCAGCAACGATGAAGCCTTTCAGTAGGCCGTACCCAAGCGCTAGTCTCCATACCCCAAACTTTTATTATGTGGAGATTAGCAAACTATGAAGACTTATTGGAATATAGACAAGAATCTGACTGTACTCAATGAGTGGCAGCCAAACTGCTGGATACAAGTAACATGTCCAACTGATGAAGACCAGCGCTTGCTGGAAGAAGAATTCAAGATCCCTGATTATTTCCTCTCGGATATCAGCGATACCGATGAGCGTGCCCGCTATGAATATGACGATGGCTGGATGCTCATCATCCTCCGTATCCCTTATGTCAAGGAAATACGCAGCCGTACCCCATACACCACCGTGCCTCTGGGTATCATCCATAAGCGCGATGTTACCATCACCGTATGCTATTATGAAACCAATATGATGATTGATTTCGTAAGCTACCAGCAGAAGCGCAGCGAGGGGTTCACCGACTATGTAGACATGACCTTCCGTCTCTTCCTTTCATCAGCGGTTTGGTATCTGAAGCGATTGAAACAGATCAATTCGCTCATAGAAAAGGCAAAACGAAACCTCGATCATGGTGTGAACAATGAGAGCCTGATTGGCCTGAGCCGCCTGCAGGACTCCCTTACCTACTTCATCACCTCTATCCGAGGCAACGAGAATCTCCTGTCTAAGTTGAAGTTCAAGCTGCAGGTGGACGAACTTGATGCCGACCTCATCGAAGACGTAAACATCGAGATGACACAGGCACGCGAAACTACAAGCATCTACTCCGACATTCTGGAGTCGACGATGGATACCTATTCGAGCATCATCAACAACAACATGAATACCACGATGCGTACCTTGACTAGTATCAGTATCGTCATGATGTTGCCTACGCTGATTTCCTCATTGTTCGGTATGAACTTAATCAACGGTATGGAAGACAGCCATTACGGATTTGCCATTGCCCTGGTTATCTCCGTGCTCGTTTCTGCACTTTCATGGGGCTTCCTCAGATACAAGCGCCTGCTCTAAGCATATACCACTCTGATATGCATTAAGTAGCCTGAAAGAGCACATAAAACGATGATTAGCAAGAAAAAGGCAATTATAAATACAAAAAAAATTAAAAAATCGAATATCATGGCAAGATATTCGATTTTTTTTTTTAAGTTTGCAACTTATTAATAATATAATTTTGTATGGGGTCGAATTGCGGATAAGCGACTACCGGCCCAAGAAACTCGAATCATAAACTAAACAAAGTGACATGATGGACTCTCAAGAAAAAGCTCTGTTGCAGCAGAGCACCCTGGAAGACCCTGCCAAGAAGGCTTATGCCACCAAGCAGGAAGTGCTCGAAAGAGTAAAGGAAATCGCTCATAGCAGCGAAAATCCAAACAAGGAGGAACTCGACCTACTCAAGACTACTTTCTACAAGATTCATCTCGCAGAAAGAGACGCACAGATGAAAGAGTATCTCGCAAAAGGCGGTGACCCAGAGAAGTATATTCTTCTACCGGATGACACCGAAGAAGCCTTCAAGGCTGAGATGCAACTCATCAAGGAGAAAAGAGCCAAGATCTTCCTGGCACAAGAAGAAGAAAAACAAGATAATCTCCGCAAAAAAGAGGAAATTATCGAAAAGATAAAGGCCATGACCACCTCACCGGAGGAGGCCAACAAATCATATCAGGACTTCAAGGCCTTGCAGCAGGAATGGAAGGAAATCAAGAACATCCCTGCAGACAAGGCAAACGAGGTATGGAAGAACTACCAGCTCTATGTAGAGCAGTTCTACGACATGCTCAAGTTGAACAGCGAAGCCCGCGAATATGATTTCAAGAAGAATCTTGAAGCCAAGACCAAACTCTGCGAGGCTGCAGAGAAACTCAATGAGGAAGAGGATGTTATTTCTGCCTTCCACCAGCTTCAGGACCTCCATCAGCAATATCGTGAGATTGGTCCTGTTGCCAAGGAGTTGAGAGAACAGATTTGGGAGCGTTTCAAGGCTGCCAGCACTGTTATCAACAAGAAGCACCAGCAGCACTTCGAAGACCTGCGTGCCAAGGAAGAGGAAAACCTCGCCAAGAAAACTGCCCTCTGCGAAAAGGTAGAGGCTGCCAACCAAGGAGAATACAAGACTGCTAAGGACTGGGAGAAGGTTACCCAGGAAATCATAGAGATTCAGAAAGAGTGGCGCACTATCGGTTTTGCCCCTCAGAAGATGAACGTCAAGATTTTCGAGCGTTTCCGCATCGCCAACGATGAATTCTTCAACAAGAAGGCAGAATTCTTCAAAGGATTGAAAGATACCTACTCTGCCAATCTCGAAAAGAAACAGCAACTCGTAAACAAGGCAAAGGAACTGGCTGACAGTACAGACTGGAAGAAGACTGGCGACAAGTTCATCGCTCTTCAGAAAGAATGGAAGAAGGTGGGTACCGTACCTCATAAACAAGGCGAATTGCTCTGGAAGGAATTTCTGGATACCTGCAACAAGTTCTTTGAAGCCCGCAACAAGCAGAATGCTGGTTCACGCAGCGAGGAACATGCCAATCTGGACAAGAAGCGCAACATCATTGCCCAGCTCAAGGAACTTGTAGTTGCAGAGATTTCAGACAACGATTTCCAGAAGAAACTCAAAGATCTTGCCAAGCAATACAGTGCAATCGGACACGTTCCTTTCAAAGAGAAAGACAAGGTCTATAAAGAGTATCATGAGGCTATCGATGCAGCCTACGAGAAACTTCATGCCACCAACGCAAAGCGCCACTTCGACAACTTCAAGAACAACTTGAAGAATGTTGCCAAGGAAGGCGGCAATGCACTCGGCAATGAGCGTGGCAAACTCTTGCGCCGCTACGACCAGTTGCGCAGCGAGATTACTACCTACGAGAACAACCTCGGTTTCTTCAATACGGCCAGCAAGAAGGGCAACAGCCTGGTAGAAGAAATGAACCGTAAGATTGAGAAACTCAAGGCTGACCTCGAAATGGTAAAGCAGAAAATCAAGGCCATTGATGCCGAGAAGAAATAAATACAATAAACCCCAGGGCGAAAGCTCTGGGGTTTATTGTTATGAATACTCCATAAAACAGAATTCCTATAAACAAAAAAAACACCTTTCATTACTGAAAGATGCCTTACCGTATGAGTTGGGATACCCGGACTCGAACCAGGAATGACAGGACCAGAATCTGTAGTGTTACCATTACACCATATCCCAAACTTAAAATAGAACTTTTTGATTGTTGGGATACCCGGACTCGAACCAGGAATGACAGGACCAGAATCTGTAGTGTTACCATTACACCATATCCCAATATCAGC of Segatella copri contains these proteins:
- a CDS encoding aminoacyl-histidine dipeptidase, giving the protein MADIKNLNPVEIWRNFDKLTQVPRPSGHLEKIQAYLLDWAKEAGVEAFQDPAGNIVMRKPATPGMENRKGIIMQAHMDMVPQKAPDSKHNFETDPIETIIDGDWVRANHTTLGSDDGLGVATIMAVMESKDLQHGPIEGLITADEETGMYGANDLPAGELNGDILLNFDTEVWGEFVIGSAGGIDITATLDYKEVETDKEDAAVKVTLKGLKGGHSGIEINEGRANANKCMVRFVREAISELDARLASWQGGNMRNAIPFQAEVVLTLPKENIEALNDLVADWKDEICDEFEGIETTENIEFFAENVETPKMQVPAEIQDNLVDAIYACHDGVLRMAPSMPEIVETSSNLAIVEIGDGKAAIKILARSSHEYYKMYLATMIESCFNMAGMKVEFSGSYMGWNPNPKSDILEHVLKVYKEQNGTDGKVQAVHAGLECSIILSKYPNLDVVSFGPTLLSPHTANERCQISCVAPFWNLVKQLLTEIPAK
- a CDS encoding magnesium transporter CorA family protein; this translates as MKTYWNIDKNLTVLNEWQPNCWIQVTCPTDEDQRLLEEEFKIPDYFLSDISDTDERARYEYDDGWMLIILRIPYVKEIRSRTPYTTVPLGIIHKRDVTITVCYYETNMMIDFVSYQQKRSEGFTDYVDMTFRLFLSSAVWYLKRLKQINSLIEKAKRNLDHGVNNESLIGLSRLQDSLTYFITSIRGNENLLSKLKFKLQVDELDADLIEDVNIEMTQARETTSIYSDILESTMDTYSSIINNNMNTTMRTLTSISIVMMLPTLISSLFGMNLINGMEDSHYGFAIALVISVLVSALSWGFLRYKRLL
- a CDS encoding DUF349 domain-containing protein; this encodes MMDSQEKALLQQSTLEDPAKKAYATKQEVLERVKEIAHSSENPNKEELDLLKTTFYKIHLAERDAQMKEYLAKGGDPEKYILLPDDTEEAFKAEMQLIKEKRAKIFLAQEEEKQDNLRKKEEIIEKIKAMTTSPEEANKSYQDFKALQQEWKEIKNIPADKANEVWKNYQLYVEQFYDMLKLNSEAREYDFKKNLEAKTKLCEAAEKLNEEEDVISAFHQLQDLHQQYREIGPVAKELREQIWERFKAASTVINKKHQQHFEDLRAKEEENLAKKTALCEKVEAANQGEYKTAKDWEKVTQEIIEIQKEWRTIGFAPQKMNVKIFERFRIANDEFFNKKAEFFKGLKDTYSANLEKKQQLVNKAKELADSTDWKKTGDKFIALQKEWKKVGTVPHKQGELLWKEFLDTCNKFFEARNKQNAGSRSEEHANLDKKRNIIAQLKELVVAEISDNDFQKKLKDLAKQYSAIGHVPFKEKDKVYKEYHEAIDAAYEKLHATNAKRHFDNFKNNLKNVAKEGGNALGNERGKLLRRYDQLRSEITTYENNLGFFNTASKKGNSLVEEMNRKIEKLKADLEMVKQKIKAIDAEKK